Proteins from one Oncorhynchus gorbuscha isolate QuinsamMale2020 ecotype Even-year linkage group LG18, OgorEven_v1.0, whole genome shotgun sequence genomic window:
- the LOC124002936 gene encoding trypsin-like, whose product MNLLVVCLCYAVLELLAGNCQEVIQDRIVGGYAPAPNSIKYIVSLQTTKGQHFCGGSLVHKYWVLTAAHCNIGSDQMMIVAGDYSLSMFEGTEQYSKPHRIIPHPLYDKTTNNADIMLIKLRVPMVMGSYVSLAPLPRQGTGVMAGRVCRVSGWGYTSLGGGQIPSTLRTVKLPIVSSARCNSSESFNGNITSNMICAGYNAGGKDACKGDSGGPLVCEGRVYGVVSWGNGCGDAKFPGVYTAVSRFRRWVDRTIYSSYTRCLKY is encoded by the exons atgaACCTGCTAGTAGTCTGTCTGTGCTATGCAGTTTTGGAGCTCTTGGCAGGCAATT GTCAGGAGGTCATACAGGACCGTATAGTCGGAGGTTACGCTCCAGCACCCAATTCCATCAAATACATTGTGTCCTTACAGACCACCAAGGGACAGCACTTCTGTGGCGGATCGCTAGTGCACAAGTACTGGGTGCTTACAGCCGCTCACTGTAACATAGG GTCAGATCAGATGATGATTGTAGCAGGGGACTACTCTCTGAGTATGTTCGAGGGAACGGAGCAGTATTCCAAACCTCACAGAATCATCCCTCATCCGCTGTACGACAAGACCACCAACAATGCTGACATCATGCTCATCAAG CTGAGGGTTCCCATGGTGATGGGTAGCTATGTGTCCCTGGCACCCCTCCCTCGGCAGGGTACAGGGGTTATGGCGGGGCGGGTGTGTCGTGTGTCGGGGTGGGGGTACACCTCTCTGGGAGGGGGTCAGATCCCCTCCACCCTGCGGACTGTCAAGCTGCCCATCGTGTCATCGGCCAGGTGCAACAGCAGCGAGTCTTTCAATGGGAACATCACCTCCAACATGATCTGTGCCGGATACAATGCTGGGGGCAAGGACGCGTGCAAG GGAGATTCCGGCGGACCGCTGGTGTGCGAGGGGCGTGTCTACGGTGTGGTATCATGGGGAAACGGCTGCGGAGATGCCAAGTTTCCGGGCGTTTACACAGCGGTGTCCAGGTTCCGGCGGTGGGTCGACAGAACCATCTACAGCTCCTACACACGCTGTCTGAAGTATTAA
- the camk2n1 gene encoding calcium/calmodulin-dependent protein kinase II inhibitor 2-like — protein MSEVLQDKMSHYGNEDDEGHLSFTCRLQDTNNFFSGSQGGKRPPKLGQIGRSKRVVEDENGVDEALKNGTEKTQTEA, from the exons ATGTCGGAAGTACTACAAGACAAAATGAGTCATTATGGAAATGAGGATGACGAGGGACACCTTTCCTTCACCTGTCGCCTCCAAGACACCAACAACTTCTTCAGCGGCTCGCAGGGGGGGAAACGCCCACCCAAACTTGGACAGATAGGCAGAAGCAAACGAG TTGTCGAGGACGAGAACGGCGTTGACGAGGCGCTAAAAAACGGGACAGAGAAAACACAGACAGAGGCTTAA